Proteins found in one Synergistetes bacterium HGW-Synergistetes-1 genomic segment:
- a CDS encoding glycosyl transferase, producing the protein MSRHAYLITAHHQFEILEKLLILLDDPRNDIYIHIDDKVKDFDSDRFAGILKCSSVFFVPRIPVFWGGYSQIEATLILLKESTKKGYAYYHFISGVDLPLKTQDHIHNFFDKHQGTEFVGFEAPIMAQRFYSRFQIYHLHQDSIGRKKSLLYYWEEILVFIQKRFRLHRIKPEEIIFQKGCNWFSITDNLAKHILSKENFIKSTFANSRCCDELFIHTLIMNSDFKEKIYQNKYDNDEGSSACLRYVNFKYKDNVFRTADYDDLISSELFFARKFDINVDRDIIEKVFLYVSATK; encoded by the coding sequence ACTGGAAAAGTTGCTCATTTTGCTTGATGACCCAAGGAATGATATCTACATCCACATAGATGACAAAGTAAAAGACTTTGATTCTGATCGTTTTGCAGGCATCCTAAAATGTTCTTCTGTTTTTTTTGTACCCCGCATCCCTGTTTTTTGGGGAGGTTACAGTCAAATAGAGGCGACTCTCATACTCTTGAAGGAATCAACTAAGAAAGGCTATGCTTACTATCATTTTATTTCAGGAGTTGATCTTCCTTTAAAAACACAAGACCATATACATAACTTTTTTGACAAGCACCAAGGCACTGAATTTGTAGGTTTTGAAGCCCCAATTATGGCACAGAGATTTTACTCCAGATTTCAGATCTACCATCTGCACCAAGACAGTATAGGGAGAAAAAAAAGTCTTCTTTACTATTGGGAGGAGATCCTGGTATTCATACAGAAAAGGTTTCGTTTACACAGGATCAAACCTGAAGAAATCATTTTTCAGAAAGGCTGCAACTGGTTCAGCATTACAGATAATCTTGCCAAACACATATTAAGTAAAGAAAATTTTATCAAAAGCACTTTTGCAAACTCAAGATGCTGTGATGAACTGTTCATACATACATTGATCATGAATTCGGATTTCAAAGAAAAGATCTACCAGAATAAATACGATAATGATGAGGGAAGTTCTGCGTGCTTGAGGTATGTAAATTTTAAATATAAAGACAACGTCTTCAGAACTGCTGATTACGATGACCTAATATCTTCAGAGCTTTTCTTTGCAAGAAAATTCGATATAAACGTAGACAGAGATATTATTGAAAAAGTTTTTTTGTATGTATCCGCAACTAAGTAA
- a CDS encoding glycosyltransferase → MRIIQILPELDIGGVERHVIDLSNELTERGHEVMVISNGGQMQNQLSGKVLHRDLPVHKKNPITAWRCSGEISSWIRQEGWELIHAHSRVPAWIAWRASSKTKIPWIYTAHACYSLNYGLIPLKHAGFVISVSETVQDHIKSYLPVNFTVIPVALPEPTVRWDSTYRSKNRFIFVGRLTKIKGLDTVIEALGKLRDDNWTLDVLGDGPERQDLESLTQKLEISDKVIFRGYSDQVDNFMANSSCLLFPSHTEGMPLTLVLAVQIGIPVIASNISSVSEMTGSTEGLISAGDISGWRDAIMDFIVTGKATAKIPVSSILTLNRMVDMNESIYSNLTSK, encoded by the coding sequence ATGAGGATAATCCAGATATTGCCTGAATTGGATATCGGCGGAGTTGAGCGCCATGTCATCGATCTCTCTAACGAGCTGACAGAGAGAGGTCATGAAGTTATGGTCATATCTAACGGAGGGCAGATGCAGAACCAACTCTCAGGCAAAGTCCTGCATCGTGATCTTCCTGTTCATAAAAAGAATCCTATTACTGCATGGCGCTGTTCGGGGGAAATATCATCATGGATCAGGCAGGAAGGATGGGAATTGATACATGCTCATTCAAGAGTCCCGGCATGGATAGCATGGCGGGCTTCTTCCAAAACAAAGATCCCGTGGATCTACACAGCCCATGCCTGCTACAGCCTGAATTATGGTTTGATACCACTGAAACATGCCGGGTTTGTGATATCAGTAAGCGAAACAGTCCAGGATCACATAAAAAGTTATCTGCCAGTAAATTTTACTGTCATTCCTGTTGCGCTTCCTGAGCCTACGGTCAGATGGGATAGCACTTACAGAAGTAAAAACCGCTTTATATTTGTCGGACGCCTTACAAAGATAAAGGGACTGGATACAGTCATTGAAGCATTGGGAAAATTAAGGGATGACAATTGGACGCTTGACGTTCTTGGAGACGGCCCTGAAAGACAAGATCTGGAATCGCTTACCCAAAAACTTGAAATCTCTGATAAAGTTATTTTCAGAGGATATTCTGATCAAGTGGATAATTTTATGGCAAATTCATCATGTCTTTTATTTCCTTCGCATACAGAGGGAATGCCGCTCACTTTGGTACTTGCAGTACAAATAGGGATACCGGTCATTGCATCGAATATATCGTCAGTTTCTGAAATGACCGGATCAACTGAGGGGCTAATATCAGCAGGAGATATATCTGGATGGCGTGATGCCATCATGGATTTTATTGTCACAGGAAAAGCTACTGCGAAAATTCCAGTTTCCAGTATTCTCACATTAAATCGAATGGTGGATATGAACGAGAGTATATATTCCAACTTAACAAGCAAATAA
- a CDS encoding polymerase, translating to MKSKFLAATKLPSENLLGGTIKRDQIESSEHKNAVHPIIFYFLIFISLGSPNLIFSGISWFDTLHIMKWTFAMVPVAIISVIGGMSLALYGNERTDFKIDLFGFLWLIMLGYISIQTMWVDITSWSTYMKEWFFFATLTAIYLFSFNLFKDAKAHRTILWIANINAGINVIFAELLIRNMNGPFPFIMNVPGNYIGNTGQQEMFGLWMAMAVMNGIYLNAAYYEVFSKDISGKTSRSSILRYINISLLALNSWGMWNSTTRAGFLSLITGTVIISIIFMRNDRKQMLKRVGQGVAIVLLMLALNIGMSYFGFGRAYALLNKTMDMVMNTRTFGKRRGIWKTSWAIFMEHPVKGVGIGHYKWHYLEGQKLAFQKDPEMEWQFTYWAHNEYLQWFAEFGIFGIILLLSAAAWWIWRFIKFLSQKKMLSIEASWSCAMLFLILFDAIFSRPFHRIENVVWLSLAFAIANRELLPQSYSWSEVRHTSIYRILGVFICTISVFGLVFLGNGLAGDKYLRYAADTDQAELQAGYIEKAKAKAMTRDEAEEQYANHLMAVAKVTKDPQDWANAINQLYRSFTISPQAKQLMELLNLARQIRNQELLNVLVPYLPPAGSKNSSGGLSESK from the coding sequence ATGAAATCAAAGTTTTTAGCTGCGACTAAATTGCCCTCTGAAAACCTTTTGGGAGGTACGATCAAAAGAGATCAAATTGAGTCTTCGGAGCATAAGAATGCTGTCCACCCGATCATTTTTTATTTTTTGATATTTATCTCTCTCGGATCGCCTAACTTGATCTTTTCCGGCATCAGCTGGTTTGACACACTTCACATTATGAAATGGACCTTTGCAATGGTCCCCGTTGCGATAATCTCAGTTATCGGAGGGATGTCCCTTGCCCTATACGGGAATGAACGTACAGATTTCAAAATAGACCTCTTCGGTTTTTTATGGCTGATAATGCTCGGATATATTTCGATCCAGACAATGTGGGTCGACATCACTTCATGGTCCACATACATGAAGGAATGGTTTTTCTTCGCTACTCTGACAGCAATTTATCTTTTCTCCTTCAACCTCTTTAAAGATGCTAAAGCCCACAGAACTATCCTTTGGATTGCGAACATTAACGCAGGTATAAATGTCATCTTTGCAGAATTACTTATCAGAAATATGAACGGGCCTTTTCCTTTCATAATGAACGTCCCGGGCAACTACATCGGAAACACAGGCCAGCAGGAAATGTTCGGGCTGTGGATGGCAATGGCTGTAATGAACGGCATATATCTTAATGCCGCATATTATGAAGTCTTTTCAAAGGATATCTCAGGTAAAACAAGTCGGTCATCCATACTCAGATACATCAATATTAGCCTCCTTGCCCTTAATTCATGGGGAATGTGGAATTCGACCACAAGGGCAGGCTTCTTATCCCTTATCACAGGCACTGTCATAATCTCGATCATATTTATGCGGAACGACAGAAAACAAATGCTGAAAAGGGTAGGACAGGGTGTTGCGATAGTCCTGCTGATGCTTGCACTTAACATTGGAATGAGTTATTTTGGATTTGGCCGGGCTTATGCCCTTTTGAACAAAACTATGGATATGGTAATGAACACCAGGACTTTTGGCAAAAGGCGAGGAATTTGGAAAACAAGCTGGGCAATATTTATGGAACACCCGGTAAAAGGTGTGGGCATAGGCCATTATAAGTGGCATTACCTTGAAGGGCAGAAGCTTGCCTTCCAGAAAGACCCTGAAATGGAATGGCAGTTCACATACTGGGCTCATAATGAGTACCTACAGTGGTTTGCCGAGTTTGGAATATTTGGGATCATACTCCTTTTGTCTGCTGCAGCCTGGTGGATATGGAGGTTCATAAAATTCCTATCTCAGAAAAAAATGCTCTCTATCGAAGCTTCATGGTCATGTGCGATGCTTTTTCTCATACTGTTCGACGCAATATTCAGCAGGCCTTTCCACCGGATAGAGAACGTAGTATGGCTTTCCTTGGCTTTTGCAATAGCAAACAGGGAATTGCTTCCACAGAGCTATTCTTGGTCAGAGGTAAGGCATACATCAATATACAGAATATTGGGTGTCTTTATTTGTACGATATCAGTATTTGGACTTGTATTTCTTGGGAACGGGCTGGCAGGAGATAAATACCTAAGGTATGCAGCAGATACTGATCAGGCTGAATTGCAGGCTGGTTACATAGAAAAAGCAAAAGCTAAAGCAATGACAAGAGACGAAGCAGAGGAGCAGTATGCCAATCACCTGATGGCAGTAGCAAAGGTGACCAAGGATCCCCAGGACTGGGCAAATGCCATCAACCAGCTGTATAGATCCTTTACCATAAGTCCGCAGGCCAAACAGCTGATGGAGCTTCTAAATCTGGCAAGGCAGATCCGGAACCAGGAACTGCTTAATGTATTGGTTCCATATCTTCCTCCTGCCGGGAGCAAGAATAGTTCGGGCGGTCTCTCTGAAAGCAAATAG
- the dnaB gene encoding replicative DNA helicase, translating to MSTSREFDRIPPFNLEAERSVLGSCLLDRDSLLIVIEGLRAEDFYDPRHRTAFEIIASMAEQDNAVDSLTFREEIKKRGVEDRMGGLPFVAELMDAVTTTANIEYHVGIVRDKSVHRGLITVGTDISRMGFSEEIGIDEALETAEQKVFEIARSGRSSRLKGAREVVTSAIGEIEKRLAGGLDITGVPSGFTDFDKLSGGMQPGSLYILAARPSMGKTAFALNVAQHAALQEDIPVLMFSLEMSAEQIAQRMLSAESRVNLRQMFESRKVQNEQWQELSKAAGNLSKSPIYIDDSSTLNTLDLRGRCRRFFAKHKSGKGLVVLDYLQLMNVARKIENRQQEVSEISRALKGIAREFKVPVLALSQLSRDVEKRGGSKKPQLSDLRDSGAIEQDADMVIFLYREAYYAQEGETVDPTSEVIVAKNRNGPTGKVDLIFFKEYARFENKLSGHY from the coding sequence TTGAGCACCAGCAGGGAATTCGACAGGATACCTCCCTTCAATCTTGAAGCCGAGCGCTCTGTGCTCGGTTCATGTCTCCTTGACAGGGATTCCCTGCTTATAGTAATTGAAGGTCTGCGAGCCGAGGATTTCTATGATCCAAGGCACAGGACTGCATTTGAGATAATCGCTTCCATGGCGGAGCAGGACAATGCAGTAGACTCCCTGACTTTCAGAGAAGAGATAAAAAAACGCGGTGTGGAAGACCGTATGGGAGGACTTCCCTTTGTAGCAGAGCTTATGGACGCGGTGACTACAACAGCCAATATTGAGTACCACGTAGGGATCGTAAGGGATAAATCTGTACATAGAGGACTCATAACGGTTGGGACCGACATATCACGGATGGGTTTTTCGGAGGAGATCGGAATTGACGAGGCTTTGGAGACTGCCGAACAAAAGGTATTTGAAATCGCCAGGTCAGGAAGATCTTCAAGACTAAAGGGAGCCAGAGAAGTTGTAACTTCAGCTATCGGGGAAATTGAGAAACGACTGGCCGGAGGACTGGATATCACCGGAGTGCCGTCCGGCTTTACAGATTTTGACAAACTTTCCGGAGGAATGCAGCCAGGCAGCCTTTACATACTTGCTGCAAGGCCCTCTATGGGTAAAACAGCTTTTGCGCTTAATGTAGCGCAGCACGCTGCCCTTCAGGAAGACATCCCGGTTCTGATGTTCAGTCTTGAAATGTCCGCGGAACAGATAGCCCAGAGGATGCTTTCCGCTGAATCCAGGGTCAACCTCAGACAGATGTTTGAATCACGGAAAGTCCAGAACGAACAGTGGCAGGAACTTTCGAAGGCTGCAGGAAATCTATCGAAAAGCCCCATTTATATCGACGATAGCTCAACACTTAACACACTTGACCTAAGAGGCAGATGCAGGAGGTTTTTTGCGAAGCATAAGTCGGGCAAAGGGTTGGTGGTACTTGATTATCTCCAGCTTATGAACGTTGCCAGAAAGATCGAGAACAGACAGCAGGAAGTGTCTGAGATATCCAGGGCACTCAAGGGTATAGCGAGGGAATTTAAAGTGCCAGTGCTGGCGCTTTCCCAGCTTTCAAGGGATGTTGAAAAACGCGGGGGAAGCAAAAAACCACAGCTTTCAGACCTTCGAGACAGCGGAGCTATAGAACAGGATGCTGACATGGTCATATTCCTTTACAGGGAAGCATACTATGCCCAGGAGGGTGAGACAGTCGACCCCACCTCTGAAGTCATAGTAGCAAAGAACAGAAACGGCCCCACCGGTAAAGTAGACCTGATATTTTTCAAAGAATATGCGAGGTTTGAAAACAAACTTAGCGGTCATTATTGA
- the rplI gene encoding 50S ribosomal protein L9, protein MKVILKQDVNKIGKKDDLLEVADGYGRNFLIARGLAEEATEGKVRELQQMQKTQKIKDDKKLKIAEEARKKLGGKVVRVKVNTGEGGKLFGSVTTAQIAEALVAQFSIPVDKKDLKIEETVKKTGEYQFKAKLYTGVEAEMTLKVESE, encoded by the coding sequence ATGAAAGTGATTCTTAAACAGGATGTTAATAAAATAGGGAAAAAAGACGACCTTCTTGAAGTCGCTGACGGCTACGGCCGTAATTTCCTAATCGCCAGAGGACTTGCTGAAGAAGCCACAGAGGGAAAAGTACGCGAGCTTCAGCAGATGCAGAAGACTCAGAAGATAAAAGATGATAAAAAATTAAAAATTGCTGAGGAAGCAAGAAAAAAACTTGGCGGTAAAGTAGTCAGGGTAAAGGTCAATACGGGCGAGGGCGGCAAGCTGTTTGGAAGCGTAACGACAGCCCAGATCGCGGAAGCTCTGGTCGCCCAGTTCTCTATTCCCGTAGACAAAAAAGATTTGAAAATAGAGGAAACAGTCAAAAAGACCGGTGAATACCAGTTTAAAGCAAAACTATACACTGGCGTTGAAGCAGAAATGACCCTTAAAGTGGAGTCAGAATAA